The genomic interval ATCCGTTAAACGAATACCGAATTTTTCATTAACTACAACAACCTCGCCACGAGCAATCAATGTGCCGTTAACACGAACATCCATTGGCTCACCCGCCAAACGGTCTAGCTCAACAACTGAGCCCTGATTTAACTGCAATAAATTACGGATACTAATATGAGTTCGACCTAACTCCATAGCAATGGTGACTGGAATATCAAGCACCATGTCAAGATTGACCTCACCATCGATACCCGACCCTGTTGGGTTTAGGTTATCGAATGCAACGGGGTCGATCCCCACGTCACCTTGGGGCGCGGCAACATCTGTCGACTCTGACTCGGCCTGCTCTTCAAGCGCAGCGCCCCAGGCATCCGCCCCATCCCTATCAGAATCACCACCTGTGGCATCTGTAGTATCTGCTGCCATAACACCTTCGCTCATAAGATTATCGACATCGTCTTGATTAATATCTTCGCCATCGACTGCATCAGCCATTTTATTCTCCTGCAACTACCGTCATCATTTGTGAAGAAGAAGCAATTTTTTCATTGATTTGAATAGCATTATTGCCATTAGACCAACCATAGCTTCCACGTATTACTGGGGTATTTTCAATTGTTGCGATAATTTCATTTGGTGTCTCAATAGGGATAACATCGCCTTCTTTAAAATTCATCACATCTCGCAAACTGACATCGAATTCAGATAGATTACTAATCAACTCAATCGGCGCTTCG from Gammaproteobacteria bacterium carries:
- the fliN gene encoding flagellar motor switch protein FliN, whose product is MSEGVMAADTTDATGGDSDRDGADAWGAALEEQAESESTDVAAPQGDVGIDPVAFDNLNPTGSGIDGEVNLDMVLDIPVTIAMELGRTHISIRNLLQLNQGSVVELDRLAGEPMDVRVNGTLIARGEVVVVNEKFGIRLTDVISAAERIKNLK